Below is a genomic region from Nitrospinota bacterium.
TGCCTTGGCTATTTCTGCTATACGACTTTTTATCTTCGGGATCAAACCGGGTTGCGTGTTTCCCAAAAATTTTAAGGTCAGGTGCATATTGGACGATTTGACCCAGGCGGCGTCCAGATTCAAGGCTTTATAGAAGCTTTGCGCCTCGGTAATTTTGCCCCTGGCGGAGTTCGGGATATCAATAGCGAGGAACAACCTTAAATCAAGCACAGTCTATCAAGGTCTCGGAAATAAAGTCAAACCGGAACCCTTGAATATATGAAACCTCAATTATTTCAAGGGAAAATATCTGTCACACGTTGCGGAAAGGGTGTACGAAGCAACCCGTAACTTCCCATCAATCCTGTAAAAGAACCCGGTCGGTTATCCGATGTCTCTGTCATTTTATAGTGGGGGATGGTCTAAATAGCAAGCTTATTATTTTCCTTCAAATCTGCCGGGCTTTACCTGGATAACTCTGCTGGGGATCGTACCAACTCATCTACAGTGTCTTTATATTTTTTCTGAAGTTTGACGGAAAGTTCGGTGGCTTTTCTGAGCTGTGTTATGTTCCCGTTTTCGATCGCAACCTTTTCCCATTTTTCCGCATAGAAGATGGCATTTTTTCCTTCTTCCATTTGATCGTAAAGCTGGGCGAGGTTGCTGTAAGGAAGCTCCAGTTTAGGATTCAAACGGATGGTCTCCTTAAAGGAGGAGACCGCTTCCTTATAACGTTGCAGGCCGATATAGGCCCAGCCGAGATTGTTATGGGAATAAGCCGATTCAGGGTTCAGGCGGATGGATTTCTCGAGGATGGGAACGGCTTGCTCATATTGATTTTCAGCATTATAGGCCCAGCCCAGATTGTTGTGGGCGTCAGCATGTTCGGGGGCCAGGCGGATGGCTTCTTCAAGAACCAAAATCCCTTCCTTAAAATTACCTTGTTGATTATAAGTCCAGCCCAGGTTGTTATAGGCCACTGCATATTCAGGGTCCAGAAGGATTGATTCCTTGAGGTGCTGAATAGCATCTTCATAAAGACCCAGTTTGTTGTACATGAAACCCAGGTTGTTTTGGACGACGGCGTTGTCAGGCCGGATGCGAACGCCTTGCCGGTATTCGTTGACGGCTTCCCAATAGCGTCCCATCTGGGAATACACAAAGCCCAGGTTGTTGTGAGATTCAAAATGGTTGGGGTTGAGCCGGATGGATTCCTTGAATTCTTTAACGGCCTCTTCAAACTTTCCGCCATCGATCAAGTCATCGCCCTGATGGTAATGGGCTTGAGCCTGGTCTCTGTCTGACAACGCCAGGGCAGGGGCGGCGATCCATCCGCTGAAGAAAATTGCCGCCAGGGTGGAAACCGTTAAAATTTTATTCATGACAGGCCATCCTGAAAGGTGGATTCGATGAGTTTTCCTTGCAAGGCCAATAATTAATATTTGGATGAAAAAGTCTATGCAAACAGAGGCTTTGCTGGTTTGTTATATCCCGGGAGTATAACAATAATATGATAGGACGTTCCATAAATTATGTTATGTTAGAAGTAATGGTTTAATAACAATAAGATAGCTAGTTATGATAAAAAAGAAGAGAAATATGAAACTATTTAAGAAAGCAATTTTGATGGTGGCCATCTCGATTTTTGTGATGGGAATTTCCGGCTGCAAGGAAAAAGGCACTGCAGAGAAAGCGGGAGAAAAAATCGATGACTCTATGCAAAAAGCTGGCGATGCGGCGAAGGATTTAGTGGGCAAGTGATTCGGGTTGCAAACAGGTAGAGCGGACAGGAAAATTCTTGAGCGGCTTTTAGGTGAAAGCCGAGCTCAAGGATTTTTCTGGGAGAAAACCGCAGGTCAAAACCAACCGTTAAATATGTCGTGGTCGAACGGTCCCGGAAAGTTCTTCTATTTCCAAAGTGGATTCAGTGGATGGCCGAGTCCAAAGTTGTTTAAAGAATGATTGGCATCGGTCCTGGAGCCAGAAAGCCAGGGCTTCCCAATTTATCTGCTGTTTTTCGTCCTGCTTCAGCTCATATTCCCGAAGCATCATTTCCTTGATGATTTCCTTGCATTCCTCGGGGGTCATTTCGCCGGTTTCCAACTTATGTTCCATAAGTCGAATGAATTTTGGAGGCAACAAAGTTTTAAAATTCTTTGGCATGTCAAAGCTCCTGAATGTCTGGATTTTGCGGTGGTTGATAATAGCCGGTAGGGCCCTGAAATGGAAACAACTATTTATAAAGCAAGCCTCATGCCAGTTTTAAATTGTTTTAAACAAACAGTTTGTCGAAATACCTCACCGTCAAAAAACAGGCGGCCGATAAAATTATGGCGGTCAACGGGACCAGGGTCATGTTGAATGCTCTCAAAACACCGGGTCATTTCACAAATGCAGTTGCGGATCTGAATAGCGAATCCGTTTCTAAATCGAAGCGCTATGTGCTGGCTGTGTTTTTTGTTCTTTTTGGGGTTGCTGTTATCACTTTTTTTCTTAATCAAAAAGAAAAACAAGGGTCGGAGACAATGGCATCCTCAGGAATTTCCCAGGAAAATCCGGTAGCGCCCCCTTCTGAGAAACTGGAAACCAGGCCATCGCCAGATAAAAATAAACCGGAGCCGGCCAGGCAAGAACAAGCGATTGAACCTGTTCAAAGTGAACCTGCGCCAGGCGCAACGGCTAGTTCCTCGGTTAAAGAGGATAAAAAAGGATTTACCTTTAAGAGCGATAAAGAATATCTGGCTATGAACCGGTTCGAGCGACCACTCTTGGAGGCAAGGACCCCAGTAGTTACCGTGAAGGGTGTTCGTGAGCCCACGGCTGTGGTGGACAAGCCGCTGGTGTTCGCAGGCAGGGGTTTTGATATCCAGCAGTTTCAATCTCCCTCCAGGCAGGTTGTTCAGGCGGACTTTCTCCAGCACCTTAAAAGACCCGTTCCGAAGATAAAACCTGTTCTCCAGGAACGACTCGACTTGCAATTGAAGCAGGCGAAAAGTTCCAAGCATTTCATCTTTCATCCCTTGGGGTCGGCCCTGAGTCAGCTTCAAAAACCAACTCTTTGGGAAGATCCGGAATCCCAGAAAAAACCACAAGACCTGAAACGCATTCCCGAAACGAAACTACTTCTTAGTGAAAGTGAAAATAGCCAATTGATTTTGCGGCATAGGCGCGAGTCTTTGGATTTGCTGATTGGCAATGAAAAGCTAAATAGAAAAGAATATGGAAGCTGGTGATCCTGCGCAATATAAAATCGCATGGGTGGATTTTATAATCAGGCAGGGTTGGAGCCAACGATTATGGGCTCGATGACCCAGGAGGAATTTCTTGTTGCGTTTCTGAGAGTTCTTTAGGGGAGGGGGGTGTTTGGTGGGAACCCCAGTACCAATAAAAGAAAACCCAAAAGCCGATTATAAAAATCAAAACGATGATTTTTCGAGGCAGGCTGACGGTTGACTCTTCCAAATTTTTTAAATTTTGTTCGGTCACTTTGCGAAACCTTTTTTGATTCTGTGAGGATTAGGGGGATTTCGCACAACGAAACCCAAAGCTGTTGTTTCTGACTTCAGGGGTGAAGAAACTACGATTAAAAGTCGGCGCACTCAAGCCGCATCCATAAGATAGGCAATCAAACCAGGACCCTCCCTTGAGAATTCGCTTGTCTTTTCCATATTCCGCCCGTTGAACGGTGTTTCCCGGATGCGGGAGGTAGTAACTGTCCACCCATTCCCACACATTTCCCGACATATCGTATAGCCCATAAGGGCTTCTTCCTTTTGGGTAAGATCCCACAGGCTCCGTTCCGATGGAATTTTTGTAAGGGTTGTTGGAATTGTCGAGTGTCCACTCATGGCCCCAGGGATAGGTGAACCCTTCTTCTCCGCGCGAGGCCTTCTCCCACTCCTGTTCGTTGGGCAGCCGTTTGCCGGACCATTCGCAATAATCCCTGGCGTCAAACCAGCTGACATAAACGACAGGATGTTTTTCCTTTCCCTTGGCAATTTCTCCGTTCGGCCAGTGGTAGGGGGTCTCTCTTTTAGTTGCGTCAACGAAATTTTTGTAATTTTCATTGGTGACTTCATACAAGTCGATGAAAAACGCATCGGTTGAGGCAATGTGTTCTGGCGATTCATCGTCCCAGCGTTCGTTGGACCCCATGATGAATTCACCGGCGGAAATGAAGGCCATGTCGGGATATTTCGATGGGGCCGGAGATGGTTCTGTTTTGGCAGGGGTTGTTTTTTGAGAATCCTTTTTGACCGTCGAGACCCGTTGCAATGCAGGACGCAAGTGAGACACTGATGTCTTTCTGACTTTTTCTAAAGACTGAAACGGAGATTGTGCCCTTGAGGGATGGTCGCCTACATGGCAACTCCGGCATTCGGTTTTATTCTCTTTTTCCCTGTGGGTCTTCAGCAAATTTTC
It encodes:
- a CDS encoding tetratricopeptide repeat protein, with the protein product MNKILTVSTLAAIFFSGWIAAPALALSDRDQAQAHYHQGDDLIDGGKFEEAVKEFKESIRLNPNHFESHNNLGFVYSQMGRYWEAVNEYRQGVRIRPDNAVVQNNLGFMYNKLGLYEDAIQHLKESILLDPEYAVAYNNLGWTYNQQGNFKEGILVLEEAIRLAPEHADAHNNLGWAYNAENQYEQAVPILEKSIRLNPESAYSHNNLGWAYIGLQRYKEAVSSFKETIRLNPKLELPYSNLAQLYDQMEEGKNAIFYAEKWEKVAIENGNITQLRKATELSVKLQKKYKDTVDELVRSPAELSR
- a CDS encoding transport-associated protein, giving the protein MKLFKKAILMVAISIFVMGISGCKEKGTAEKAGEKIDDSMQKAGDAAKDLVGK
- a CDS encoding SUMF1/EgtB/PvdO family nonheme iron enzyme; this encodes MNSLISATKTATSLSMSLLFTLVTFVEPGVAYETFTSGSPALKCQTTCHQAENLLKTHREKENKTECRSCHVGDHPSRAQSPFQSLEKVRKTSVSHLRPALQRVSTVKKDSQKTTPAKTEPSPAPSKYPDMAFISAGEFIMGSNERWDDESPEHIASTDAFFIDLYEVTNENYKNFVDATKRETPYHWPNGEIAKGKEKHPVVYVSWFDARDYCEWSGKRLPNEQEWEKASRGEEGFTYPWGHEWTLDNSNNPYKNSIGTEPVGSYPKGRSPYGLYDMSGNVWEWVDSYYLPHPGNTVQRAEYGKDKRILKGGSWFDCLSYGCGLSAPTFNRSFFTPEVRNNSFGFRCAKSP